Proteins encoded within one genomic window of Deltaproteobacteria bacterium:
- the ligA gene encoding NAD-dependent DNA ligase LigA: protein MDIQNKNRIEELRKLLHYHNYRYYVLDDPEISDAQYDRLLRELEELEGQHPELITPDSPTQRVGAQPLSKFQTVAHSIPMLSLENGFDFDEVLEFDQRIKRFLKSDQEINYTAEPKIDGLAIELIYEDGVLVQSSTRGDGFMGEDVTLNVRTIHAIPLRLLAAKVPPPNRLEVRGEVYMKLKDFKEYNRRREQQGEAPFANPRNASAGSLRQLDPKITAQRPLHFFAYGLGLVTGQTFSSQWEVLQTLPNWGLPVNPHTRRFPGIKKCLDFCEEIEARRHTLPYEIDGVVLKVDSLVLQARLGIKSRSPRWALAYKFQPSQETTRILNIDVQVGRTGTLTPVAHLDPVMVGGVEVSRATLHNQDEIERKDVRIGDTVVIQRAGEVIPEVVKVITSVRKDLEKPFSMPTQCPVCNAPVIRLPGEAAHRCSNPNCPAQIKESIRHFASKGAMDIEGMGEKLINQLVDKGLIQDYGDLYYLSKDILISLERLAEKSSDNLTQALERSKQTTLGRFIYALGIRHVGDHLSGLLAGYFGSLKALMDVTEEDLLTVREVGPQVARSIRAFFDAPQNRKVVEKILTAGIKIKEGKTVGPKPLNGRTFVLTGRLEGLTRDQAKERIEALGGKTASQVSGKVDYLIVGEDPGSKLDKARELRIATLTEKEFLQLIEKSD from the coding sequence ATGGACATCCAAAATAAAAACCGAATCGAAGAACTCCGCAAACTCCTCCATTACCACAACTACCGCTATTACGTCCTGGATGATCCGGAGATCTCCGATGCCCAGTACGACCGGTTGCTTCGGGAACTGGAAGAATTAGAGGGCCAGCACCCCGAACTGATCACCCCGGATTCGCCTACCCAACGGGTGGGGGCTCAACCACTGAGCAAATTTCAGACCGTGGCCCATTCCATCCCCATGCTCAGTCTGGAGAATGGGTTCGATTTTGATGAAGTCCTGGAATTTGATCAGCGCATTAAGCGCTTTTTAAAAAGCGATCAGGAAATTAATTATACGGCCGAACCAAAAATCGACGGTCTGGCCATCGAACTGATTTATGAAGATGGGGTTCTGGTCCAATCTTCCACCCGGGGGGACGGATTTATGGGAGAAGACGTCACCCTCAATGTGCGGACCATCCACGCCATTCCGTTGAGACTCCTGGCCGCCAAGGTCCCTCCTCCGAACCGTCTGGAGGTGCGCGGCGAGGTCTACATGAAGCTCAAAGATTTCAAAGAATATAACCGCCGAAGAGAACAACAGGGAGAGGCCCCCTTTGCCAATCCGAGAAATGCCTCCGCCGGATCGCTACGCCAGTTGGACCCCAAGATAACCGCCCAGCGGCCGCTACATTTTTTTGCCTACGGCCTGGGATTGGTGACGGGGCAGACCTTTTCCAGCCAGTGGGAGGTCCTCCAAACCCTGCCGAACTGGGGGCTGCCTGTCAACCCCCATACCCGACGATTTCCGGGGATTAAGAAGTGTCTGGACTTTTGTGAAGAGATAGAGGCCCGTCGCCATACTTTGCCCTACGAAATTGACGGGGTGGTCCTTAAGGTCGACTCCCTTGTCCTTCAGGCGCGGTTAGGGATCAAATCAAGAAGTCCCCGTTGGGCTTTGGCTTATAAATTCCAGCCCTCTCAGGAAACAACCAGGATCTTAAACATCGATGTCCAGGTAGGCAGGACCGGGACCCTGACCCCGGTGGCCCACCTGGATCCGGTTATGGTCGGTGGGGTTGAGGTCAGCCGGGCCACCCTTCATAATCAGGATGAGATCGAACGGAAAGATGTCCGGATCGGAGACACCGTGGTCATCCAGCGGGCCGGGGAGGTCATACCGGAAGTGGTTAAAGTCATTACTTCGGTCCGTAAAGATCTGGAAAAACCCTTCTCCATGCCAACGCAGTGCCCCGTCTGCAACGCCCCGGTGATACGCCTGCCCGGTGAAGCGGCCCACCGTTGTTCCAATCCCAACTGCCCGGCCCAAATCAAAGAATCCATCCGGCATTTTGCCTCCAAAGGGGCCATGGACATTGAGGGGATGGGGGAAAAGTTAATCAACCAATTGGTGGATAAAGGCTTGATCCAGGATTATGGAGACCTCTATTATCTCTCAAAGGATATCCTGATATCCCTGGAGCGCCTGGCCGAAAAATCATCCGACAACCTGACCCAGGCCCTGGAAAGAAGCAAACAGACCACCCTGGGCAGATTCATCTATGCCCTGGGAATCCGCCATGTAGGAGATCATCTGTCCGGATTACTGGCCGGCTATTTCGGATCCTTGAAGGCATTGATGGATGTGACCGAAGAAGACCTGTTAACCGTTCGGGAGGTCGGTCCCCAGGTAGCCCGTAGTATCCGGGCCTTTTTTGATGCCCCGCAGAATAGAAAGGTAGTTGAAAAGATTCTGACGGCCGGGATAAAAATCAAAGAAGGAAAAACCGTCGGACCGAAGCCTCTAAATGGTCGAACCTTTGTTCTCACCGGCCGGTTAGAGGGGTTGACCCGGGATCAGGCCAAAGAAAGAATCGAGGCTTTAGGGGGAAAAACGGCCAGTCAGGTGAGCGGCAAAGTCGACTACCTGATTGTCGGGGAAGACCCCGGCTCCAAGCTTGATAAGGCCAGGGAATTAAGGATAGCCACCTTGACGGAAAAAGAATTTTTGCAATTGATAGAAAAAAGCGATTAA
- a CDS encoding acylphosphatase, whose translation MENISAQVIIHGWVQGVYFRAYTRDQARLLGLTGWVRNRRDGSVEAYFEGTKEKVEGMVAWCHQGSPSSQVERVEVHYGPYSGTFDSFQIRYN comes from the coding sequence ATGGAAAACATTTCGGCCCAGGTGATTATTCACGGATGGGTTCAAGGGGTTTACTTCCGGGCTTATACCCGGGATCAAGCCCGACTGCTGGGTCTTACAGGCTGGGTTCGAAATCGCCGGGACGGGTCCGTGGAGGCTTATTTCGAGGGAACCAAAGAAAAAGTGGAAGGCATGGTCGCCTGGTGCCACCAGGGGTCCCCTTCTTCTCAAGTTGAACGCGTCGAGGTCCATTACGGACCGTATAGCGGGACCTTTGATTCGTTCCAGATCCGATACAATTAA